A region of Photobacterium sanguinicancri DNA encodes the following proteins:
- the carB gene encoding carbamoyl-phosphate synthase large subunit, with the protein MPKRNDIKSILILGAGPIVIGQACEFDYSGAQACKALREEGYRVILVNSNPATIMTDPDMADATYIEPIHWEVVRKIIEKERPDAVLPTMGGQTALNCALDLEKHGVLAEFGVEMIGATADAIDKAEDRSRFDKAMKSIGLECPTADTAKTMEEAYKVLDMVGFPCIIRPSFTMGGTGGGIAYNKEEFDEICRRGLDLSPTNELLIDESLIGWKEYEMEVVRDKNDNCIIVCAIENFDAMGIHTGDSITVAPAQTLTDKEYQLMRNASLAVLREIGVETGGSNVQFGINPKDGRMVIIEMNPRVSRSSALASKATGFPIAKIAAKLAVGFTLDELMNDITGGATPASFEPTIDYVVTKIPRFNFEKFAGANDRLTTQMKSVGEVMAIGRNQQESLQKALRGLEVGAMGFDEMVDLDAPDALTTIRHELKDAGAERIWYIADAFRAGMSVDGVFNLTNVDRWFLVQIEDLVKAEQAVKDGGFAGLNETVLRQLKRKGFADARLAKLLGVAESEIRRLRDQYDIHPVYKRVDTCAAEFSSDTAYMYSSYDDECEANPTDKDKIMILGGGPNRIGQGIEFDYCCVHASLALREDGYETIMVNCNPETVSTDYDTSDRLYFEPVTLEDVLAIARVEKPKGVIVQYGGQTPLKLARALEAAGVPIIGTSPDAIDRAEDRERFQAAVDRLGLLQPENATVTTMEQAIEKSKDIGFPLVVRPSYVLGGRAMEIVYDEQDLRRYFNEAVSVSNESPVLLDRFLDDAVEVDVDAICDGERVVIGGIMEHIEQAGVHSGDSACSLPAYTLSPEIQDVMRQQVEKLAFELGVRGLMNTQFAVKDNDVYLIEVNPRAARTVPFVSKATGAPLAKIAARVMAGQSLESQGFTKEIIPPYYSVKEVVLPFNKFPGVDPLLGPEMRSTGEVMGVGDTFAEAFAKAELGCSKEKQASGRALLSVRENDKKRVVDLASKLIKQGYELDATHGTAVILGEAGINPRLVNKVHEGRPHILDRIKNNEYTYIVNTAEGRQAIEDSKVLRRGALAEKVNYTTTLNAAFATCMAWAADDRNKVTSVQELHARIKNA; encoded by the coding sequence ATGCCAAAACGTAATGATATTAAAAGTATTCTGATTCTTGGTGCTGGCCCGATTGTTATCGGTCAGGCGTGTGAATTTGACTACTCGGGTGCACAAGCGTGTAAAGCACTTCGCGAAGAAGGCTACCGTGTAATTCTTGTTAACTCGAACCCTGCAACAATCATGACTGACCCAGACATGGCTGATGCAACCTACATCGAACCTATTCACTGGGAAGTGGTTCGTAAGATTATTGAAAAAGAACGTCCAGATGCAGTGCTACCAACGATGGGTGGTCAAACCGCTCTGAACTGTGCGCTTGATTTGGAAAAACACGGCGTACTGGCTGAGTTTGGCGTAGAGATGATTGGTGCAACGGCTGATGCGATTGATAAAGCAGAAGACCGTTCTCGCTTCGATAAAGCAATGAAGTCTATCGGCCTTGAATGCCCAACCGCTGATACTGCGAAAACAATGGAAGAAGCTTACAAAGTTTTAGACATGGTTGGCTTCCCTTGTATCATTCGTCCTTCGTTCACCATGGGTGGTACGGGCGGTGGTATCGCTTATAACAAAGAAGAATTTGACGAAATCTGTCGCCGTGGTTTGGACTTGTCGCCAACTAACGAATTACTAATCGATGAGTCACTGATCGGTTGGAAAGAATACGAGATGGAAGTGGTTCGTGATAAAAACGACAACTGTATCATCGTATGTGCGATTGAAAACTTCGATGCGATGGGGATCCATACGGGTGACTCCATCACTGTTGCGCCAGCACAAACGCTGACCGACAAAGAATACCAGTTGATGCGTAATGCATCGCTAGCAGTACTACGTGAAATCGGTGTTGAAACGGGCGGTTCAAACGTACAGTTTGGTATCAATCCTAAAGATGGCCGTATGGTTATCATCGAGATGAACCCTCGTGTTTCTCGCTCTTCTGCACTGGCATCTAAAGCAACAGGTTTCCCAATCGCTAAGATTGCAGCGAAACTGGCGGTTGGCTTTACGTTAGACGAGCTAATGAATGACATCACTGGCGGTGCAACGCCAGCCTCATTTGAACCAACAATCGATTACGTAGTAACGAAGATCCCTCGCTTTAACTTCGAGAAATTTGCAGGTGCAAATGACCGTCTAACGACGCAAATGAAGTCGGTTGGTGAAGTGATGGCTATCGGCCGTAACCAACAAGAATCGCTACAGAAAGCACTTCGCGGCCTAGAAGTTGGCGCGATGGGCTTTGACGAAATGGTTGACCTAGATGCGCCAGACGCTCTGACAACAATTCGTCACGAACTAAAAGATGCTGGTGCTGAGCGTATTTGGTACATCGCGGATGCATTCCGTGCCGGTATGTCTGTTGATGGTGTCTTCAACCTAACTAACGTTGACCGTTGGTTCTTAGTTCAAATCGAAGACCTAGTTAAAGCCGAACAAGCGGTTAAAGATGGCGGTTTTGCAGGCTTGAACGAAACGGTACTTCGCCAGCTAAAACGTAAAGGTTTTGCTGATGCGCGTCTTGCTAAGCTGCTAGGTGTTGCGGAAAGCGAAATTCGCCGTTTACGTGACCAGTATGATATTCACCCTGTTTACAAGCGCGTTGATACCTGTGCGGCGGAATTCTCGTCTGACACGGCTTACATGTACTCATCGTACGATGACGAATGTGAAGCCAACCCGACAGATAAAGATAAAATCATGATCCTAGGTGGCGGTCCAAACCGTATCGGCCAAGGTATCGAATTTGATTACTGTTGTGTACACGCATCACTTGCGCTTCGTGAAGACGGTTATGAAACCATCATGGTTAACTGTAACCCTGAGACAGTTTCGACAGATTACGATACGTCTGACCGCCTATACTTCGAGCCAGTGACACTGGAAGATGTATTAGCTATCGCACGCGTTGAAAAGCCAAAAGGTGTTATCGTTCAATACGGTGGTCAAACACCACTTAAGTTAGCGCGCGCACTTGAAGCGGCTGGTGTACCAATTATTGGTACGAGTCCTGATGCTATCGACCGTGCGGAAGACCGTGAGCGTTTCCAAGCAGCTGTTGACCGTCTTGGCCTTCTACAGCCAGAGAATGCGACAGTAACAACAATGGAACAAGCGATTGAAAAGTCGAAAGACATTGGCTTCCCATTGGTTGTTCGTCCTTCTTATGTTCTTGGTGGTCGTGCGATGGAAATCGTATACGATGAGCAAGACTTACGTCGCTACTTCAATGAAGCCGTTAGCGTATCAAATGAATCTCCAGTTCTACTTGACCGCTTCCTAGATGACGCTGTTGAAGTGGATGTAGATGCGATTTGCGATGGTGAGCGCGTTGTTATTGGCGGCATCATGGAGCACATTGAGCAAGCGGGTGTTCACTCAGGTGACTCAGCATGTTCTCTGCCTGCTTATACGCTAAGCCCTGAAATCCAAGATGTAATGCGTCAACAAGTTGAAAAGTTAGCGTTTGAACTAGGTGTTCGTGGCTTAATGAATACCCAGTTTGCTGTTAAGGATAACGACGTTTACCTTATCGAAGTAAACCCACGCGCAGCACGTACCGTACCATTTGTATCTAAAGCAACAGGTGCACCACTAGCGAAAATTGCAGCACGTGTAATGGCTGGTCAGTCTCTTGAGTCTCAAGGCTTTACCAAAGAGATTATTCCACCGTACTACTCGGTAAAAGAAGTGGTACTACCGTTCAACAAGTTCCCAGGTGTTGACCCACTGTTAGGCCCAGAGATGCGCTCAACTGGTGAGGTGATGGGCGTGGGTGATACGTTTGCAGAAGCGTTTGCTAAAGCTGAACTTGGCTGTAGCAAAGAGAAGCAAGCAAGTGGTCGCGCATTATTATCAGTTCGTGAGAATGATAAGAAACGTGTTGTTGACCTAGCTTCTAAGCTAATCAAGCAAGGTTACGAAC
- the carA gene encoding glutamine-hydrolyzing carbamoyl-phosphate synthase small subunit, which produces MSKSALLVLEDGTVFRGVSIGADGSAVGEVVFNTSMTGYQEILTDPSYSQQIVTLTYPHIGNTGINSEDEESTAIHAQGLIIRDLPLIASNFRSEQTLSDYLKSQNIVGIADIDTRKLTRILREKGAQNGCVIAGTNLDEALALVKAKEFPGLKGMDLAKEVTTSEAYSWKQGSWTLLGGLPEAKDDSELPYHVVAYDFGAKRNILRMLVDRGCRLTVVPAQTSAEEVLALNPDGVFLSNGPGDPEPCTYAIEATKTFLEKGLPIFGICLGHQILALASGAQTVKMKFGHHGANHPVKDLDRDVVMITAQNHGFAVDEVSLPEHLRATHKSLFDGSLQGIHRTDKPAFSFQGHPEASPGPHDAAPLFDHFIELLKKHSA; this is translated from the coding sequence TTGAGCAAATCTGCGCTGTTAGTCCTTGAAGATGGGACAGTGTTCCGCGGCGTGTCCATTGGGGCAGATGGTTCGGCCGTTGGTGAAGTCGTTTTCAATACCTCGATGACGGGGTATCAAGAAATTCTCACTGACCCTTCTTATTCACAACAGATAGTTACTCTTACTTACCCTCATATTGGCAACACCGGAATCAATTCCGAAGACGAAGAATCCACAGCAATCCATGCGCAAGGCTTGATAATTCGTGACCTCCCTCTTATTGCTTCAAACTTCCGCAGTGAACAAACCCTTTCTGATTACTTAAAATCACAAAACATTGTTGGTATCGCAGATATTGATACCCGTAAGCTGACGCGTATTCTGCGTGAAAAAGGCGCGCAAAACGGTTGTGTGATTGCAGGTACTAACCTTGATGAAGCGTTAGCACTGGTAAAAGCAAAAGAGTTCCCGGGTCTGAAAGGCATGGATTTGGCAAAAGAAGTCACTACGTCTGAAGCATACTCGTGGAAGCAAGGTTCTTGGACGTTGCTAGGCGGTTTACCTGAAGCGAAAGACGACAGTGAATTGCCATACCACGTAGTTGCTTACGACTTCGGCGCAAAACGTAACATCTTACGCATGCTTGTTGACCGCGGTTGTCGCTTAACCGTTGTTCCTGCACAAACTTCGGCAGAAGAGGTGTTGGCCCTGAACCCAGATGGCGTGTTCTTATCGAACGGCCCTGGTGACCCAGAACCATGTACTTACGCAATTGAAGCAACCAAGACTTTCCTTGAAAAAGGCCTACCAATATTTGGTATTTGTCTTGGTCACCAAATCCTTGCTCTGGCAAGTGGCGCACAAACAGTGAAAATGAAATTTGGTCATCACGGTGCAAACCACCCAGTGAAAGACCTAGACCGTGATGTAGTCATGATAACTGCTCAGAACCACGGTTTTGCAGTGGATGAGGTAAGTTTGCCTGAGCATCTACGAGCAACACATAAATCATTGTTTGATGGCTCACTTCAAGGTATTCATCGCACAGACAAGCCGGCATTTAGCTTCCAAGGTCACCCTGAAGCAAGCCCTGGCCCACACGATGCAGCACCCTTGTTTGACCACTTTATCGAATTGCTAAAAAAGCACAGCGCCTAA
- the dapB gene encoding 4-hydroxy-tetrahydrodipicolinate reductase, with the protein MVRIAIAGAAGRMGRNLIKAVEASEFATLGATSERPESSMIGVDAGELAGIGKCGVAVVDDLANVVDDFDVVIDFTAPTPTLANLALCQKHAKRIVIGTTGFTEDERQRIDDAAKSLGVVMAPNYSVGVNLVFKLLEKAAKVMGDYCDIEVIEAHHRHKVDAPSGTAIGMGEAIAGAMGNKLSDVAVYAREGITGERSRDEIGFATIRAGDIVGEHTAMFADIGERVEITHKATDRMTFANGAVRAASWLAQQPAGFYTMQDVLGLDEL; encoded by the coding sequence ATGGTACGTATCGCGATAGCTGGCGCAGCCGGTCGGATGGGGCGCAATTTAATTAAAGCCGTTGAAGCATCAGAGTTTGCAACATTAGGGGCAACCAGTGAACGCCCTGAATCAAGCATGATTGGTGTTGATGCTGGTGAGCTAGCTGGCATTGGTAAATGTGGTGTCGCTGTTGTTGATGATCTTGCTAATGTCGTTGATGATTTTGATGTCGTGATTGATTTCACCGCACCGACACCGACACTGGCGAATCTCGCGTTATGTCAGAAACATGCTAAGCGCATTGTTATTGGTACGACAGGCTTTACTGAAGATGAACGTCAACGTATTGATGATGCGGCAAAATCGTTAGGCGTTGTAATGGCACCTAATTACAGTGTCGGCGTGAACCTTGTCTTTAAGTTGCTAGAAAAAGCGGCCAAGGTGATGGGGGATTACTGTGATATTGAAGTGATTGAAGCACATCACCGTCATAAAGTAGATGCACCATCGGGTACTGCGATTGGTATGGGTGAAGCGATTGCTGGCGCGATGGGTAATAAACTCAGTGATGTTGCCGTGTATGCGCGTGAAGGGATCACGGGTGAACGTAGCCGCGATGAAATTGGCTTTGCCACTATTCGCGCGGGCGATATTGTTGGCGAACACACAGCCATGTTTGCTGATATTGGTGAGCGTGTAGAGATTACACATAAAGCAACAGATCGTATGACTTTTGCCAATGGTGCGGTGCGTGCGGCGTCATGGTTAGCGCAGCAGCCCGCTGGATTTTATACTATGCAGGATGTACTTGGGCTAGATGAGCTCTAA